The following are encoded together in the Pleurocapsa sp. FMAR1 genome:
- the dnaB gene encoding replicative DNA helicase, with product MAEINNLPPASIEAEEAILGGILFDPEAITRVAELVVKNAFYVKAHQEIYQAALTLNSKGKPTDFIALSTYLSDRDLLEQVGGTTKLAQLLNRTVSAVNIDRYANLIMEKYIRRQLITSGHEIVDLGYDNATELEVVLDSAEQKIFRLTQERPQEGLVPIAETLVNTFNTIEELHQNTALPGVPSGYYDLDAMTSGFSRSDLIIIAGRPSMGKTAFALCVASNIARNSKLPIAVFSLEMSREQLTQRLLSSEARIPSNRLRSGRIAQNEFGQLIDGVEKLSELPIYIDDTANLTVMQMRSQVRRLQAQQKDPLGLVMIDYLQLMEGGDNDNRVQQLSKMTRSLKGLARELNVPIVALSQLSRGVEQRTNKRPMLSDLRESGCLSGDSLITMVDTGRRVPIKDLVGKSGFSVWALNQASQKIEPALVSRAFATGIKSVFSLQTALGRKICATANHRFLTGGNGSVQEPYSTPVVTIHGWKRLDELVVGDYLAVPRILFSSSLLTISQLGNNYCGTSLYKQNVSRERASKLATVVKSQEIENLADSDLYWDKVISIEAEGKTEVFDLTIPIHHNFIANDIVVHNSIEQDADLVMMIYRDEYYNPDTPDRGITEVSIVKHRNGPVGTVKLLFNAELTKFESLAKPGGY from the coding sequence ATGGCAGAAATAAACAACTTACCTCCAGCTAGTATCGAGGCGGAAGAGGCAATCCTGGGTGGCATCCTGTTCGATCCAGAAGCAATTACTAGAGTAGCAGAACTAGTAGTTAAAAATGCTTTTTATGTCAAAGCTCATCAAGAGATTTATCAGGCTGCACTAACTCTTAATAGCAAAGGAAAACCGACAGATTTTATTGCTCTCAGTACTTACTTGAGCGATCGCGATTTACTAGAACAGGTTGGCGGTACTACCAAGCTGGCACAGTTGCTTAACCGTACTGTGTCGGCGGTAAATATCGATCGCTATGCCAACCTGATCATGGAAAAGTATATCCGTCGTCAGTTAATTACTTCAGGACATGAAATTGTCGATCTTGGCTACGATAACGCCACCGAATTAGAAGTAGTCTTAGATTCTGCCGAACAAAAAATATTTCGCCTAACTCAAGAACGTCCTCAAGAGGGTTTAGTTCCTATTGCCGAAACTCTCGTCAATACCTTTAATACCATTGAGGAACTACATCAGAATACAGCTTTACCTGGTGTTCCTTCTGGTTACTATGATTTGGATGCCATGACTAGCGGTTTTAGTCGTTCTGATTTAATTATTATCGCTGGCAGACCATCAATGGGAAAGACGGCGTTTGCTTTATGTGTGGCTTCTAACATTGCTAGAAATTCCAAATTACCCATCGCTGTGTTTAGTTTAGAAATGTCGCGGGAACAGTTAACCCAAAGACTGTTATCTAGTGAGGCAAGGATTCCTAGTAACCGCTTACGTTCGGGTAGAATTGCTCAAAATGAGTTTGGACAGTTGATTGATGGGGTAGAGAAGCTGTCAGAATTGCCAATATATATCGACGATACGGCTAACTTAACTGTAATGCAAATGCGATCGCAAGTCCGTCGTCTCCAAGCACAGCAAAAAGATCCTTTAGGCTTAGTGATGATCGACTATCTTCAGCTAATGGAAGGAGGCGATAATGACAACCGCGTACAGCAGCTATCGAAGATGACGCGGAGTTTAAAAGGTTTAGCTAGGGAATTAAACGTGCCAATTGTAGCTTTATCTCAGCTAAGTCGTGGAGTAGAACAAAGAACCAATAAACGCCCGATGTTATCTGACTTGAGAGAGTCTGGTTGCTTGTCTGGAGATAGCTTGATTACGATGGTTGACACTGGGCGAAGAGTTCCAATTAAAGATTTAGTTGGGAAGTCGGGTTTTAGCGTGTGGGCATTAAATCAAGCTAGCCAAAAAATTGAACCAGCATTAGTTAGTCGGGCTTTTGCTACAGGAATTAAATCTGTTTTTAGTTTACAAACTGCTTTAGGGCGTAAAATTTGCGCTACAGCAAATCATCGGTTTTTGACGGGAGGAAATGGCTCTGTTCAAGAGCCATATTCCACTCCCGTCGTGACTATTCACGGCTGGAAAAGATTAGATGAATTAGTTGTAGGAGACTATTTAGCTGTCCCTCGAATATTGTTTAGTTCTTCTTTATTAACTATCAGTCAATTAGGAAATAATTATTGTGGTACTAGTCTTTACAAACAAAACGTCAGTAGAGAAAGGGCAAGTAAATTAGCTACCGTAGTTAAATCTCAAGAAATTGAAAACTTAGCAGACAGTGACTTATATTGGGACAAAGTCATCTCAATTGAGGCTGAAGGAAAAACTGAAGTTTTTGATTTGACTATTCCTATCCATCACAATTTTATTGCTAACGATATAGTAGTTCACAATTCCATTGAGCAAGACGCGGATTTAGTGATGATGATTTATCGTGATGAGTATTATAATCCTGATACTCCAGATCGAGGCATCACCGAAGTTAGTATAGTTAAACACCGTAATGGCCCAGTGGGAACAGTCAAATTATTATTTAACGCTGAACTTACTAAATTTGAAAGTTTAGCTAAACCAGGAGGATATTAA